In Synechococcus sp. PCC 6312, one genomic interval encodes:
- a CDS encoding homoserine dehydrogenase — MVYQLGILGLGTVGGGVAQVLLTPEQRHPLLQKLQIKKVGVRDLDKPRPVNFPPETLTTDLQSIVQDAEIDIVVELLGGLEPARTLILEAIAQGKHIVTANKAVISRFGDEIFTAANQAGVYVMLEAAVAGGIPVIQPLKQSLGANRIHTVTGILNGTTNYILTRMQQEKGDFAEILADAQRLGYAEADPSTDIDGLDAADKIAILASLAFGGRIARDEVYCQGIRSVTAVDIAYADKLGFVIKLLAIAHRDFSQADNALELRVHPTLVPLDHPLASVNGVHNAVLISGEPLGEVMFYGPGAGAGATASAVVADLINIAALLPMGNQSHPLLTCTHEHYCPIVPLAQVSSRFYARLLAEDHPGVLGKLGTCFGNYGVSLESLVQIGIKDDLAEVVVVTHHVCEGEFRQALDEIKSLISVNQVASVLRVLA, encoded by the coding sequence GTGGTGTATCAATTGGGGATTTTGGGCCTGGGAACTGTGGGGGGAGGTGTCGCACAGGTCTTATTAACCCCGGAACAGCGTCATCCGCTCCTGCAAAAGCTGCAAATTAAAAAAGTCGGCGTGCGCGACCTTGACAAGCCCAGGCCAGTGAACTTCCCCCCAGAAACCTTAACGACAGATTTGCAGAGTATTGTCCAAGATGCAGAAATTGACATCGTGGTGGAACTCTTAGGGGGCCTGGAGCCAGCCCGAACCTTGATTCTAGAAGCCATTGCCCAAGGGAAACATATTGTCACGGCCAACAAAGCGGTCATTTCTCGGTTTGGGGACGAAATTTTTACCGCCGCAAATCAGGCCGGGGTCTATGTGATGCTCGAAGCAGCTGTGGCGGGTGGAATTCCTGTGATTCAACCCCTGAAGCAATCCCTCGGCGCAAATCGGATTCACACGGTCACGGGGATTCTCAACGGGACAACCAACTATATCCTGACCCGGATGCAGCAGGAAAAGGGTGACTTTGCCGAGATTTTGGCCGATGCCCAACGACTAGGCTATGCCGAAGCAGACCCCAGTACCGACATTGATGGCCTGGATGCCGCCGATAAAATTGCCATTTTGGCTTCCTTAGCTTTTGGCGGCCGGATTGCCCGTGATGAAGTCTATTGCCAAGGGATTCGTTCCGTCACCGCCGTAGATATTGCCTATGCTGATAAGTTGGGGTTTGTGATTAAGCTCCTTGCCATTGCCCATCGGGATTTTAGCCAGGCTGACAATGCTTTAGAACTGCGCGTTCATCCAACTTTAGTCCCCTTAGATCATCCCTTAGCCAGTGTGAATGGGGTTCATAATGCCGTGTTAATTTCTGGAGAACCCCTCGGAGAAGTGATGTTTTATGGGCCGGGAGCCGGGGCCGGGGCAACCGCGAGTGCAGTGGTGGCTGATTTAATTAACATTGCTGCGCTTTTACCGATGGGAAATCAAAGTCACCCCCTCCTGACCTGTACCCATGAGCATTACTGTCCCATTGTGCCCTTAGCCCAGGTTTCTAGCCGTTTCTATGCTCGCCTCTTAGCGGAAGATCATCCAGGGGTTCTCGGAAAATTAGGCACTTGTTTTGGGAACTATGGAGTTAGTCTGGAATCCCTAGTGCAGATTGGCATTAAGGATGATTTAGCTGAAGTTGTGGTCGTTACTCATCACGTCTGCGAAGGAGAGTTTCGCCAGGCCTTGGATGAAATTAAAAGTCTGATCTCTGTGAATCAGGTTGCTAGTGTGTTACGAGTCCTGGCGTAG
- the pstB gene encoding phosphate ABC transporter ATP-binding protein PstB: MTSAHPVAETAVETRNLNVYYGSFLAVQEVSIKIPKQQVTAFIGPSGCGKSTILRCFNRLNDLIDSFRAEGEILIDGQNINSTQVDPVELRRRIGMVFQKPNPFPKSIYDNVVYGVRVNRHKGDLDEIVERALTQAALWDEVKDKLKTSGLALSGGQQQRLCIARAIAVQPEVVLMDEPCASLDPISTLKVEELINELKQSYTIIIVTHNMQQATRVSDMTAFFNATLSDKGKRYGYLVEYDQTKNIFHSPQQEATQQYVSGRFG; this comes from the coding sequence ATGACTTCCGCTCATCCTGTTGCTGAAACTGCCGTAGAAACTCGTAATCTTAATGTGTACTATGGCTCCTTTTTAGCGGTCCAAGAGGTTTCGATTAAAATCCCGAAGCAGCAAGTGACCGCCTTTATTGGTCCTTCGGGTTGTGGCAAAAGTACGATATTACGCTGTTTTAATCGCTTAAATGACTTAATTGATAGTTTCCGGGCTGAGGGAGAAATCCTCATTGATGGCCAAAATATCAATTCGACCCAAGTGGATCCGGTGGAATTGCGGCGGCGAATTGGGATGGTTTTTCAAAAGCCTAACCCGTTTCCGAAATCGATTTATGACAATGTGGTTTATGGGGTGCGGGTGAATCGGCATAAGGGGGATTTAGATGAAATTGTCGAGCGAGCCTTAACCCAGGCCGCGCTGTGGGATGAAGTCAAAGATAAGCTCAAAACCAGTGGATTAGCTCTTTCTGGAGGACAACAACAACGCCTATGTATTGCCCGGGCAATTGCAGTGCAGCCAGAAGTCGTCTTGATGGATGAACCTTGTGCCTCGTTGGATCCAATTTCGACCCTGAAGGTGGAAGAGCTTATTAATGAGCTAAAACAGTCCTACACGATCATCATCGTGACCCACAATATGCAGCAGGCGACCCGGGTTTCCGATATGACGGCCTTCTTTAACGCCACCCTGTCGGATAAAGGCAAGCGATATGGTTATTTAGTGGAATATGATCAAACCAAAAATATTTTCCACAGTCCGCAGCAGGAAGCAACCCAGCAATATGTCAGTGGACGTTTTGGCTAG
- the pstC gene encoding phosphate ABC transporter permease subunit PstC, whose protein sequence is MTTSLPQAPAIAQPRTPQEKLVDRGFIWLTRICAYGIAILLLFIGLRVAIEAGPAISKFGLGFLVTESWNPVTGIYGALPVIYGTFVTCAIALLLGVPIGVGTAIFLSENFIPVAVRTVLVFLIELLAAIPSVVYGLWGIFVLIPILRDFGGWLHNAAGWFPLFSTQPTGPGLLPAGVVLAIMILPIITAISRDSLASLPPELRQASIGLGATRWETVFRVLVPAAFSGIIGAIILALGRAMGETMAVTMLIGNSNQVNISLFAPGNTVASLLASQFAEASGIQVAALMYAGLVLFFMTFVVNVIAELIVLQVKKF, encoded by the coding sequence ATGACGACCTCTCTCCCCCAGGCCCCGGCCATTGCCCAACCCCGGACTCCCCAAGAAAAATTGGTGGATCGCGGCTTTATTTGGTTGACTCGCATTTGTGCCTATGGGATTGCTATCTTGCTTCTGTTTATTGGCCTTCGCGTGGCGATTGAAGCAGGGCCGGCGATCTCGAAGTTTGGCCTGGGGTTTCTGGTGACAGAAAGTTGGAACCCGGTGACAGGTATTTATGGCGCGTTGCCGGTGATTTATGGAACTTTCGTCACCTGTGCCATTGCCCTCTTATTGGGGGTGCCGATTGGGGTGGGAACTGCAATTTTCCTCAGTGAAAACTTCATCCCGGTGGCGGTACGAACCGTTCTAGTCTTTTTGATTGAACTGTTGGCGGCCATTCCCAGTGTGGTTTATGGGCTTTGGGGTATTTTTGTCTTGATCCCCATTTTGCGGGATTTTGGTGGTTGGCTCCACAATGCGGCCGGCTGGTTTCCTCTATTTTCAACCCAACCGACTGGGCCTGGCCTGCTTCCGGCTGGGGTCGTGTTAGCAATCATGATTTTGCCCATTATTACGGCGATTTCTCGGGATTCCTTGGCTTCTCTCCCCCCCGAACTTCGGCAAGCCTCGATTGGCCTGGGCGCAACTCGGTGGGAAACGGTTTTCCGGGTTTTGGTACCGGCGGCATTTTCAGGGATTATCGGGGCAATCATTTTAGCCTTAGGGCGGGCGATGGGCGAAACGATGGCCGTGACAATGTTGATCGGTAACTCGAATCAGGTAAATATTTCTCTGTTTGCCCCTGGAAATACGGTTGCATCGCTCTTGGCCAGTCAGTTTGCCGAAGCCAGTGGGATCCAGGTTGCCGCCCTAATGTATGCCGGATTAGTCTTGTTCTTTATGACCTTTGTGGTGAATGTGATTGCTGAGTTGATTGTCCTGCAAGTCAAAAAATTCTAG
- the pstA gene encoding phosphate ABC transporter permease PstA has product MTAVSAFDKKFTSRTLFSWVMTSLTGLCVVTAVVPLVAVLAYVIWQGGSRFSLALFTKLPPPPMVPGGGFANAIVGTITMVGLAVVISLPIGIGAAVFLSEFAPNWVARWIRFATNILNGVPSIIVGVFAYAALVVPLKTYSAFAGAAALAVLMLPTIIRTTDEALLIVPQDIRWASVGLGASGYWTTLRVILPAAAPAIITGTTLAVARAAGETAPLIFTALFTQFWSKSLLAPTASLAVLIYNFAIVPFKNQQELAWAASFLLVILVLITSIISRLATRRR; this is encoded by the coding sequence ATGACTGCTGTTTCCGCCTTTGATAAGAAATTTACTAGCCGGACGTTGTTTAGTTGGGTGATGACCTCCCTGACTGGCCTTTGCGTTGTGACTGCGGTTGTTCCTTTGGTTGCCGTATTAGCCTATGTAATTTGGCAAGGTGGTAGTCGCTTTAGTTTAGCGTTGTTCACGAAATTGCCCCCTCCGCCAATGGTTCCGGGTGGTGGTTTTGCCAATGCGATTGTTGGGACAATTACGATGGTGGGCCTGGCGGTGGTGATTAGCTTACCGATTGGGATTGGGGCGGCGGTTTTTTTATCGGAGTTTGCCCCAAATTGGGTCGCCCGTTGGATTCGCTTTGCCACAAATATTTTGAACGGTGTCCCTTCGATTATTGTGGGCGTGTTTGCCTATGCGGCCTTGGTTGTTCCCTTAAAGACTTATTCTGCTTTTGCCGGTGCGGCGGCCTTGGCGGTGTTGATGCTGCCAACCATTATTCGGACAACGGATGAGGCCTTGTTAATTGTTCCTCAAGATATTCGCTGGGCCTCGGTTGGCCTGGGAGCTTCTGGCTATTGGACGACCTTACGGGTCATTTTACCAGCGGCGGCTCCGGCAATTATTACAGGAACGACTTTAGCAGTGGCCCGGGCGGCGGGAGAAACGGCTCCTTTAATCTTTACGGCGTTGTTTACTCAGTTTTGGAGTAAGAGTTTGTTGGCCCCGACGGCCTCTTTGGCAGTGTTGATTTATAACTTTGCCATTGTTCCGTTTAAAAATCAGCAAGAATTGGCCTGGGCAGCTTCATTTTTATTAGTCATTCTAGTCTTAATTACTAGCATCATTTCTCGCTTGGCCACCCGCCGCCGTTAA
- the polA gene encoding DNA polymerase I, which yields MTRPNSTLLLVDGHSLAFRSYYAFAKGRDGGLRTSTGIPTSITFGFLKTLLEVIQAEQTDHLAVAFDLGGPTFRHEADSTYKEGRPETPDDFAPDLENLQLLLQALSVPILISPGYEADDVIGTIAQQASQAGLKVKIVSGDQDLFQLIDPEKGISVLHLSSAFAKSTTAAKEFGPEEVKSKLGVWPRQVVDYKALCGDTSDNIPGVRGIGPKTAVQLIEQFETLDNIYAHLDQIKGATQKKLKEGLESARHSQFMAQIALNVPIEVSLEQLVLGDFDWHTLDPLLAKLEFKAIKTSLLQLHTQLGGAQLAAETLSQDEDWFFSANDTENAQPPHLDVQIINSPAKLDQLIETLKQQTDPNKPVAWDTETTSLSPRDAQLVGIGCCWGPGLDQMAYLPLGHRTGQNLELSVTLEKLQPILRDPNYPKVLQNAKYDRLVLQFQGLELTGVVFDPMLASYVINPEGSHNLTDISSRYLPIRALTYGELVSKGQSLADVSISEVAQYCGLDVYTTYLLVDPLRQELSQTPKLLELLEQVELPLEPVLAAMETVGIRIDVDYLKQLSEQLNHQLNQLETQAYELAGFDFNLGSPKQLSQLLFHTLGLDIKKTRKTKLGYSTDAATLEKLQGDHPIIDLILEHRTLAKLKSTYVDALPELVRPDTQRVHTDFNQAITATGRLSSSNPNLQNIPIRTEFSRQIRAAFIPEPDWILISADYSQIELRILAHLSQEPRLITAYQNRQDVHTLTAQLLLDKTEINSEERRLAKIINFGVIYGMGAQRFSREAGVNLANAKEFIAKFYDRYPQVFTYLQRMEYQAISQGYVQTILGRRRYFNFDSSDLTQLKGKPIQELEKIDINKLKMTNFERGQLRAAANAPIQGSSADLIKVAMVKLQQALQPYQAQILLQVHDELVMEMPQEEWQALQPLIETTMAQAIPLSVPLVVEAHPGPNWMSTK from the coding sequence ATGACTAGACCTAACTCCACATTGCTCCTAGTTGACGGGCATTCCTTGGCGTTTCGTTCCTACTATGCCTTTGCGAAGGGACGGGATGGGGGCCTGCGAACTTCTACGGGAATCCCAACTAGCATCACCTTTGGCTTTTTGAAAACCCTGTTGGAGGTCATCCAGGCCGAGCAAACCGATCATCTCGCCGTTGCCTTTGATTTAGGGGGGCCAACCTTCCGCCATGAAGCCGATAGCACTTACAAAGAAGGCCGACCGGAAACTCCCGATGACTTTGCCCCCGACCTAGAAAACTTACAACTGCTCCTCCAGGCCCTGAGCGTCCCGATTTTAATTTCCCCTGGTTATGAAGCCGATGATGTGATTGGAACCATTGCTCAACAGGCCAGCCAGGCGGGATTAAAGGTCAAAATTGTCAGTGGCGATCAGGATTTATTTCAACTGATTGACCCGGAAAAAGGGATTTCAGTTCTGCATTTGAGTTCTGCCTTTGCCAAGAGTACAACTGCTGCTAAAGAATTCGGCCCCGAAGAGGTTAAAAGTAAGCTTGGAGTATGGCCTCGGCAAGTGGTGGATTACAAAGCTCTCTGTGGTGATACGTCTGATAACATTCCCGGAGTGCGAGGCATTGGCCCCAAAACCGCCGTCCAGTTGATTGAGCAATTTGAAACTCTAGATAACATTTATGCCCATTTAGATCAGATTAAGGGGGCCACCCAAAAAAAACTCAAAGAGGGCTTAGAGTCCGCCCGCCACTCCCAATTTATGGCCCAAATTGCCCTGAATGTCCCAATTGAAGTGAGTTTAGAGCAACTGGTGTTAGGAGATTTTGATTGGCATACCCTTGATCCTCTGTTAGCCAAATTAGAATTCAAGGCCATTAAAACCTCTCTCTTACAACTGCATACCCAACTGGGCGGCGCGCAACTAGCAGCAGAAACCTTAAGCCAAGATGAGGATTGGTTCTTCTCCGCCAATGACACCGAAAATGCCCAGCCCCCACACCTAGATGTGCAAATTATTAATAGTCCCGCAAAACTCGATCAACTCATTGAAACCCTCAAACAACAGACCGATCCAAACAAACCCGTGGCCTGGGATACGGAAACCACCTCTCTCTCACCACGGGATGCCCAATTAGTCGGGATTGGCTGTTGTTGGGGGCCAGGCCTGGATCAGATGGCTTATCTTCCCTTAGGACATCGCACAGGGCAAAACTTAGAACTATCAGTAACGTTAGAGAAACTCCAACCCATCTTAAGGGATCCCAACTATCCCAAAGTTCTGCAAAATGCCAAATATGATCGGCTGGTGTTGCAGTTTCAAGGCCTAGAATTAACGGGTGTGGTCTTTGATCCCATGTTAGCCAGTTATGTCATCAACCCAGAAGGCAGTCATAACTTAACGGATATTTCCAGTCGGTATTTACCCATTCGCGCCTTAACCTACGGTGAATTAGTCAGTAAGGGGCAATCTCTCGCTGATGTCTCTATTTCAGAAGTCGCTCAATACTGTGGCCTGGATGTTTATACCACCTATTTACTCGTTGATCCCCTCCGCCAAGAACTAAGCCAAACCCCAAAGTTACTAGAGCTATTGGAACAGGTTGAACTGCCCTTAGAACCCGTCTTAGCGGCTATGGAAACGGTGGGGATTCGGATTGATGTGGATTACCTAAAACAACTCTCTGAGCAACTCAATCATCAACTGAATCAACTGGAAACCCAGGCCTATGAATTAGCAGGCTTTGACTTTAATTTAGGCTCTCCCAAACAACTGAGTCAATTACTCTTTCATACCCTGGGCCTGGATATCAAGAAAACCCGCAAAACCAAGCTGGGCTATTCCACCGATGCCGCCACCCTCGAAAAACTCCAAGGGGATCACCCCATTATTGATCTCATCCTCGAGCATCGCACCCTGGCTAAACTGAAATCCACCTATGTAGATGCCTTGCCGGAACTGGTGAGACCCGATACCCAACGCGTTCATACCGATTTTAACCAGGCCATTACCGCCACCGGCCGCCTGTCTTCGTCTAACCCCAATCTGCAAAATATTCCCATCCGGACAGAGTTTAGTCGGCAAATTCGGGCGGCCTTTATTCCTGAGCCAGACTGGATTTTAATATCAGCGGATTATTCCCAAATTGAGTTACGCATCCTGGCCCATCTCAGTCAAGAACCCCGTCTCATTACCGCCTATCAGAACCGCCAAGATGTCCACACCCTCACAGCCCAGTTGCTCCTAGACAAGACAGAGATTAATTCCGAAGAACGCCGCCTGGCCAAGATCATCAATTTTGGGGTCATTTATGGCATGGGTGCGCAACGATTTTCCCGAGAAGCCGGGGTAAATTTAGCCAACGCGAAAGAATTTATTGCCAAATTCTATGATCGCTATCCTCAGGTTTTTACCTATCTGCAACGAATGGAGTATCAAGCTATTTCCCAAGGCTACGTACAAACCATTCTCGGCCGGCGGCGCTACTTTAATTTTGATAGCTCCGATCTGACCCAACTAAAGGGCAAACCGATCCAAGAACTAGAAAAGATCGATATCAACAAACTAAAAATGACCAATTTTGAGCGGGGGCAACTGCGAGCGGCAGCCAATGCTCCGATTCAAGGGTCCAGTGCCGACTTAATTAAAGTGGCGATGGTCAAACTCCAACAGGCCTTACAACCCTACCAAGCCCAAATTTTGCTTCAAGTCCACGATGAATTAGTGATGGAAATGCCCCAAGAGGAATGGCAGGCACTTCAACCCCTGATTGAAACCACGATGGCCCAAGCAATTCCCTTATCTGTGCCCTTAGTTGTCGAAGCCCATCCTGGCCCCAATTGGATGAGCACCAAATAG
- a CDS encoding pentapeptide repeat-containing protein, whose translation MSNLDAAQLLDYYVAGQTDFSQANLAGIQLAGVDLIGVDLSESNLCGANLSFALLGRANFRRANLAGADLRGANLTQADLTESLLQEANLHGASLEKAILVGADITLADLTDCNLIEADLRQANLSSTRFVGACFRGANLRKDNYQERTVLRGTDLEKADFQSANLAEADLARVNLTGANLKEANLRGADLMGANLERAYCQMTRLTDTNLKKAGLAWANLREARFDRAQLQEADFFQADCYQANFSHAHLDQIIGEKANFTQAIFTKADLRRANLRGSTLKEARLIEAYLARTDLTGADLTGANLIRAEISSTLLLDANLTDVTMPDGSTYQ comes from the coding sequence ATGAGTAATTTAGATGCCGCGCAACTTTTGGACTATTATGTCGCGGGCCAAACTGACTTTTCCCAGGCCAACTTGGCAGGGATACAACTGGCAGGGGTGGATTTAATTGGGGTTGATCTCAGTGAAAGTAATCTCTGTGGGGCCAATCTTTCCTTTGCCTTGTTGGGACGGGCTAATTTTAGACGGGCCAATTTAGCGGGGGCCGATTTACGGGGGGCGAACCTAACCCAGGCCGACTTGACGGAATCCCTACTCCAAGAGGCTAACTTACACGGAGCCAGTTTAGAAAAAGCCATCCTAGTGGGGGCTGATATTACCTTGGCCGACTTGACCGATTGCAACCTAATTGAGGCCGACTTACGCCAAGCGAATCTCAGTAGTACACGGTTTGTCGGGGCCTGTTTCCGGGGGGCGAACTTACGCAAAGATAACTATCAAGAACGGACTGTCCTGCGGGGAACAGATCTGGAAAAGGCTGATTTTCAGAGTGCGAACTTGGCTGAAGCGGATCTAGCCCGGGTGAATTTGACGGGGGCCAATCTCAAGGAAGCGAATTTACGGGGAGCCGATTTAATGGGAGCCAACCTCGAACGGGCTTATTGCCAAATGACGCGCTTAACGGATACAAATCTGAAGAAAGCCGGCCTGGCCTGGGCGAATTTACGGGAAGCTAGATTTGATCGGGCCCAACTCCAAGAAGCGGATTTCTTCCAAGCTGACTGTTACCAAGCTAACTTTTCCCACGCTCACCTGGATCAAATTATTGGGGAAAAGGCTAACTTCACCCAGGCCATTTTTACCAAAGCAGATCTACGCCGGGCCAATTTACGAGGCAGTACCTTAAAAGAAGCTCGCTTGATTGAGGCCTATCTAGCCCGTACCGATTTAACCGGGGCCGATTTAACGGGAGCCAACTTAATCCGGGCCGAAATTAGCAGTACCTTACTCTTAGATGCCAACCTTACTGATGTCACGATGCCCGATGGCAGTACTTATCAATGA
- a CDS encoding PstS family phosphate ABC transporter substrate-binding protein — MRKLLFRPLRSFFRFWPLALILAILVACGSPESQLSQGPIKIDGSSTVFPITTAVVEAFKETLQGQNAMIEAQFSGTSGGFRRFCAGETSISDASRPILIAEMNACISNAVPFIELPVGFDALTIAVNPANAWVDQLSLAELKMIWEKAAEGKITRWNQIRPNFPDQPLVLYGPGRDSGTFDYFNEAIMGDAKNSRNDYTGSEDDDVIVKGIADNPNALGYLPFAYFEANQDRLKPVPIDSGKGAVLPSVETVQNAQYQPLSRPLFIYVDAKAAQDNNVLKEFVEFYLKEAPSLVAKVGYIPLPEEGYRLAELQFIRGEVGTAFNGAPEPNITIAEILRRQTLFQAQGS, encoded by the coding sequence ATGCGTAAACTTCTCTTCCGTCCCCTGCGCTCATTCTTTCGATTTTGGCCCCTTGCCCTAATCCTGGCTATTCTCGTGGCCTGTGGTTCACCCGAGTCCCAACTCAGTCAAGGGCCGATTAAGATTGATGGTTCTAGTACTGTGTTTCCGATTACAACCGCGGTGGTCGAAGCCTTTAAGGAAACTCTCCAGGGGCAAAATGCTATGATTGAGGCTCAGTTTTCCGGGACTTCAGGGGGGTTTCGGCGGTTCTGTGCGGGAGAGACAAGCATTAGTGATGCCTCGCGCCCCATTTTGATTGCGGAGATGAATGCCTGTATTAGTAATGCCGTGCCTTTTATCGAATTACCTGTGGGGTTTGATGCCTTGACGATTGCGGTGAATCCGGCCAATGCCTGGGTGGATCAGTTGTCTCTCGCTGAACTAAAAATGATCTGGGAGAAAGCTGCGGAAGGGAAAATTACCCGTTGGAATCAGATTCGTCCCAATTTTCCGGATCAGCCGTTAGTCTTGTACGGGCCTGGGAGAGATTCAGGAACGTTTGACTATTTTAATGAAGCGATTATGGGGGATGCCAAAAATTCCCGCAATGACTATACCGGCAGTGAAGATGATGATGTGATTGTCAAGGGTATTGCCGATAATCCTAACGCCCTAGGGTACTTGCCGTTTGCCTATTTTGAAGCGAATCAAGATCGGTTAAAGCCAGTTCCCATTGATAGTGGCAAAGGTGCAGTGCTTCCCTCGGTTGAGACGGTGCAAAATGCTCAATATCAACCCCTCTCTCGCCCCTTATTTATTTATGTGGATGCCAAGGCTGCCCAGGATAATAATGTATTAAAAGAATTTGTTGAGTTTTATCTTAAAGAAGCACCTAGTTTAGTAGCGAAGGTTGGCTATATCCCCTTACCAGAGGAAGGCTATCGTTTGGCTGAGTTGCAATTTATTCGGGGGGAAGTGGGAACTGCGTTTAATGGTGCGCCGGAACCTAATATTACGATTGCAGAAATTTTGCGGCGACAAACCCTTTTTCAAGCCCAAGGGTCTTAA
- the pstS gene encoding phosphate ABC transporter substrate-binding protein PstS has translation MVAKIKRSRFLAGLAGVSVAFTVVACGGGQETTGSGDSTSPVSGQVALSGAGATFPAPLYQKWFADFNQKYPNITVAYQSVGSGAGVQQFTQGTVDFGASDVAMKDDEIAKVSQGVVMLPMTAGAIVMAYNLPEVKEPIKLSRQLLADILLGKVKKWNDPAVVKDNPGVTFPDKAIQVVYRSDGSGTTGVFTKHMAAASPEWKDKVGEGKTVQWPVGVGAKGNEGVTAQIQQTPGSIGYIEYGYAKQNGLQMAILQNKAGEFIEPTPEAFTETLATVELPENLRAFIPDPEGAKSYPLVSYTWILAYKEYSDPEKVKAFKAAMEYGLTTGQQDSAALGYIALPEPVVTRVKAALETIKP, from the coding sequence ATGGTTGCAAAAATTAAGCGATCCCGTTTTTTAGCTGGCCTGGCAGGGGTATCGGTCGCATTCACGGTGGTGGCCTGTGGCGGCGGTCAAGAAACAACAGGTTCGGGCGACTCTACCTCTCCGGTCTCAGGTCAGGTTGCTCTCAGTGGGGCGGGGGCGACTTTCCCGGCTCCTCTCTATCAGAAATGGTTTGCTGATTTTAATCAAAAGTATCCGAACATCACCGTGGCTTATCAATCTGTGGGCAGCGGGGCTGGAGTCCAACAATTTACCCAAGGTACGGTGGACTTTGGGGCCAGCGACGTGGCCATGAAAGACGATGAGATTGCTAAGGTCTCGCAGGGTGTGGTGATGCTACCCATGACGGCTGGGGCAATTGTGATGGCCTATAACCTCCCTGAAGTCAAGGAACCAATTAAATTATCTCGGCAATTACTAGCTGATATTCTCCTGGGTAAAGTCAAGAAATGGAACGATCCGGCCGTGGTTAAGGACAATCCCGGTGTTACTTTTCCCGACAAAGCCATTCAAGTGGTCTATCGTTCCGATGGCAGTGGGACAACTGGGGTATTTACAAAGCACATGGCCGCGGCCAGCCCAGAGTGGAAAGACAAAGTTGGGGAAGGCAAAACCGTCCAATGGCCAGTGGGTGTTGGGGCCAAAGGGAATGAGGGTGTGACGGCCCAGATTCAACAAACCCCTGGCTCGATTGGCTATATCGAATATGGCTACGCTAAGCAAAATGGTCTCCAGATGGCGATTCTCCAAAACAAGGCAGGTGAATTTATTGAGCCAACCCCGGAAGCCTTTACCGAAACGCTGGCGACAGTAGAGTTACCAGAAAACTTGCGAGCCTTTATTCCCGATCCGGAAGGGGCGAAGTCCTATCCGCTGGTCAGCTATACCTGGATTTTGGCTTATAAAGAGTACAGTGATCCCGAGAAAGTAAAAGCCTTCAAAGCGGCGATGGAGTATGGTTTAACCACTGGGCAACAGGATAGCGCGGCCTTGGGTTATATTGCCCTGCCAGAGCCTGTGGTGACTCGTGTGAAAGCTGCTCTAGAGACGATCAAACCCTAG